From a region of the Posidoniimonas polymericola genome:
- the ilvE gene encoding branched-chain-amino-acid transaminase, giving the protein MSRQVYINGSFFAKEDAKISVFDHGLLYGDGVFEGLRSYGGKVFHLAEHIDRLYESAKAICLELPMSPDEMSDAVNQTVKANKITDGYVRLVVTRGSGALGLDPNQCSVPQVIIIADSITLYPQEYYENGLEIITSSVIRNHPAALSPRIKSLNYLNNILAKIEGLSAGCIEALMLNHKGEVAECTGDNIFLVKGGELYTPPLDAGILAGVTRNVVINLAKEHGVTAHETSLTKHDVYVADECFLTGSAAEVIPVVKVDTRVIGTGKPGPISKKLKQLFAEYARS; this is encoded by the coding sequence ATGTCGCGACAGGTTTACATCAACGGGTCCTTCTTCGCAAAGGAGGACGCCAAGATCAGCGTCTTCGACCACGGACTCCTGTACGGCGACGGCGTCTTCGAGGGCCTGCGGAGCTACGGCGGCAAGGTGTTCCACCTGGCCGAGCACATCGACCGCCTGTACGAGTCGGCCAAGGCGATCTGCCTCGAGCTGCCGATGTCGCCGGACGAGATGTCCGACGCGGTCAACCAGACGGTCAAGGCGAACAAGATCACCGACGGCTACGTCCGCCTGGTCGTGACCCGCGGCAGCGGCGCCCTGGGCCTCGACCCCAATCAGTGCAGCGTGCCGCAGGTGATCATCATCGCCGACAGCATCACGCTGTACCCCCAGGAGTACTACGAGAACGGTCTGGAGATCATCACCTCGAGCGTGATCCGCAACCACCCAGCCGCGCTCAGCCCGCGGATCAAGTCGCTCAACTATCTCAATAATATACTCGCCAAGATCGAGGGCCTCAGCGCCGGCTGCATCGAGGCCCTGATGCTCAACCACAAGGGCGAGGTCGCCGAGTGCACCGGCGACAACATCTTCCTGGTGAAGGGGGGCGAGCTGTACACCCCGCCGCTCGACGCCGGCATCCTGGCGGGCGTGACCCGCAACGTGGTGATCAACCTCGCCAAGGAGCACGGCGTCACGGCCCACGAGACGAGCCTCACCAAGCACGACGTTTACGTGGCCGATGAGTGCTTCCTGACCGGCAGCGCCGCCGAGGTGATCCCGGTCGTGAAGGTCGACACACGGGTCATCGGAACCGGCAAGCCCGGCCCGATCAGCAAGAAGCTGAAGCAGCTGTTCGCCGAGTACGCGCGGTCGTAG
- the folD gene encoding bifunctional methylenetetrahydrofolate dehydrogenase/methenyltetrahydrofolate cyclohydrolase FolD — protein MAQVISGKEIAKQLKSELAEQVAVFIQNNASVPRLAAVLVGEDPASDVYVRNKRKACEAVGMESDLHRLPAETTQDELLTLVAKLNKDDAVHGILIQLPLPPQIDSDRVLRAVNPAKDVDAFHPENVGLLVQGQPRFLPCTPHGVLQMLKRSGIETEGQHAVVLGRSHIVGRPLSIMLSQPPYNATVTLCHSRTKDLAEVTKQADILIAAIGKPKFVTADMVKPGAAVIDVGTNRTDEGLVGDADYAAVSEVAGAISPVPGGVGPMTITMLLFNTLEAARGLET, from the coding sequence ATGGCCCAGGTTATTAGTGGCAAGGAAATCGCCAAGCAGCTCAAGAGCGAGCTGGCCGAGCAGGTAGCAGTGTTCATCCAGAACAACGCCAGCGTGCCCCGTCTGGCCGCCGTGCTGGTCGGCGAAGACCCGGCGAGCGACGTCTACGTCCGCAACAAGCGGAAGGCGTGCGAGGCGGTCGGCATGGAGAGCGACCTCCACCGCCTGCCCGCCGAGACCACCCAGGACGAGCTGCTGACGCTGGTCGCCAAGCTCAACAAAGACGACGCCGTCCACGGCATCCTGATCCAGCTGCCGCTGCCGCCGCAGATCGACTCCGACCGCGTCCTCCGGGCGGTGAACCCGGCCAAGGATGTCGACGCGTTCCACCCGGAGAACGTCGGCCTGTTGGTGCAGGGCCAGCCGCGGTTCCTGCCGTGCACGCCGCACGGCGTGCTGCAGATGCTGAAGCGGTCGGGCATCGAGACCGAGGGCCAGCACGCCGTGGTCCTGGGCCGCAGCCACATCGTCGGCCGCCCGCTGTCGATCATGCTCAGCCAGCCGCCGTACAACGCCACGGTGACGCTCTGCCACAGCCGCACCAAGGACCTGGCGGAAGTCACCAAGCAGGCCGACATCCTGATCGCGGCGATCGGCAAGCCGAAGTTCGTCACCGCCGACATGGTAAAGCCAGGCGCCGCGGTGATTGACGTCGGCACCAACCGCACCGACGAGGGCCTGGTCGGCGACGCCGACTACGCCGCCGTCAGCGAGGTGGCGGGCGCCATCAGCCCTGTGCCGGGCGGCGTCGGGCCGATGACCATCACGATGCTGCTGTTCAACACGCTGGAAGCGGCCAGAGGGCTAGAGACTTAG
- a CDS encoding phosphatidylglycerophosphatase A family protein: MSEQHPKQRFSLSVLLATGLGVGLIAPAPGTFGALWGIPWAWAVLACPEPWGAWASVWIGIAVGVPLCAAAARHMPQPKDPGEVVWDEIATVPLVFLPVGELGPWWWLAVGFGLHRLFDISKPWPCNRLEKLPGGLGIMADDVAAGLYGAAAMALVRWLAGY; encoded by the coding sequence ATGTCGGAACAGCACCCCAAGCAACGCTTCTCGCTCTCGGTGCTGCTCGCCACGGGCCTGGGGGTGGGATTGATCGCCCCGGCCCCGGGCACCTTCGGGGCTCTGTGGGGGATCCCTTGGGCCTGGGCGGTGCTCGCCTGCCCCGAGCCGTGGGGCGCGTGGGCGTCGGTCTGGATTGGGATTGCAGTGGGAGTCCCCCTCTGTGCGGCCGCCGCGCGGCACATGCCCCAGCCCAAGGACCCCGGCGAGGTGGTCTGGGACGAGATCGCCACGGTGCCGCTGGTGTTCCTGCCGGTCGGCGAGCTCGGCCCTTGGTGGTGGCTGGCGGTCGGGTTCGGCCTGCACCGCTTGTTCGACATCAGCAAGCCGTGGCCCTGCAACCGGTTGGAGAAGCTCCCCGGCGGCCTCGGCATCATGGCCGACGACGTCGCGGCCGGCCTGTACGGGGCGGCCGCGATGGCCCTCGTCCGCTGGTTGGCCGGCTACTAG
- a CDS encoding NADPH-dependent assimilatory sulfite reductase hemoprotein subunit codes for MSEAEEKLSAVEGIKSESNYLRGNIAEELVDGNPNLGKDTIQLIKFHGSYEQDDRDRRKEAKEKKIAGGKYYSYMIRIAMPGGLISSPQLLAQLDLCDEVGNSTLRVTTRQGLQLHGVLKGNLKKVIRRINEVGLTTIAACGDVRRNVMCSPAPYKNNPVYDQLQAMADKVADETMPRTTAYHELWLTDENGEKTLAAGGAPKDDEPLYGATYLPRKFKMGVALPGDNSADVYSQDIGMLGIVEQTSEGDTVVGYNFVVGGGFGVTPSAAKTFARVATPLGYVPADKVVDVVKAVMKVQRDYGNRSDRKRARMKYLIHDWGMDKFKQKVEEYLGDAIEDSRPMVVNGHDDGMGWREQGDGLWFYGLNIENGRIKDEGDYRLKSALREICTTLAPPMRMTPHQGVIFCDIKPEDKERLESILKSHGVPLTDEFTTVRRWSMACPALPLCGLAVTESERVLPSMMDDLESELDTLGLSDARFTTRMTGCPNGCARPYNSDIGLVGKTKGKYTLFLGGRVEGDRLNWIYKDLVPEEDVVSTLKPVLEHYKQGRNDGESFGDYCDRIGKDDLLAACDA; via the coding sequence ATGAGCGAAGCCGAAGAAAAGCTGTCCGCCGTTGAAGGCATCAAGTCCGAGAGCAACTACCTGCGTGGCAACATCGCCGAAGAGCTGGTGGATGGGAACCCCAACCTGGGGAAGGACACGATCCAGCTGATCAAGTTCCACGGCTCCTACGAGCAGGACGACCGCGACCGCCGCAAGGAAGCCAAAGAGAAGAAGATCGCCGGCGGCAAGTACTACAGCTACATGATCCGCATCGCGATGCCGGGCGGCCTGATCAGCAGCCCGCAGCTGCTCGCGCAGCTCGACCTGTGCGACGAGGTCGGCAACAGCACCCTGCGGGTGACGACCCGTCAGGGCTTGCAGCTGCACGGCGTGCTGAAGGGGAACCTGAAGAAGGTGATCCGGCGGATCAACGAGGTCGGCCTGACCACCATCGCCGCCTGCGGCGACGTCCGCCGCAACGTGATGTGCTCGCCGGCGCCCTACAAAAACAACCCGGTCTACGACCAGCTGCAGGCGATGGCCGACAAGGTTGCCGACGAGACCATGCCCCGCACCACGGCCTACCACGAGCTGTGGCTGACCGATGAGAACGGCGAGAAGACGCTGGCCGCCGGCGGGGCCCCGAAGGACGACGAGCCGCTCTACGGCGCGACCTACCTGCCCCGCAAGTTCAAGATGGGCGTCGCGCTGCCGGGCGACAACTCGGCCGACGTCTACTCGCAGGACATCGGCATGCTCGGCATCGTTGAGCAAACCAGCGAGGGCGACACGGTGGTCGGCTACAACTTTGTCGTCGGTGGCGGCTTCGGCGTCACGCCCTCAGCCGCCAAAACCTTTGCCCGCGTCGCCACGCCGTTGGGCTACGTGCCGGCCGACAAGGTCGTGGACGTCGTCAAGGCGGTGATGAAGGTCCAGCGCGACTACGGCAACCGCAGCGACCGCAAGCGGGCCCGCATGAAGTACCTGATCCACGACTGGGGCATGGACAAGTTCAAGCAGAAGGTCGAGGAGTACCTGGGCGATGCGATCGAAGACTCCCGCCCGATGGTCGTCAACGGCCACGACGACGGCATGGGCTGGCGCGAGCAGGGCGACGGCCTGTGGTTCTACGGCCTGAACATCGAGAACGGCCGCATCAAGGACGAGGGCGACTACCGCCTGAAGTCGGCCCTGCGTGAGATCTGCACCACGCTCGCCCCGCCGATGCGGATGACGCCGCACCAAGGCGTCATCTTCTGCGACATCAAGCCGGAGGACAAAGAGCGGCTGGAGTCGATCCTCAAGTCGCACGGCGTGCCGCTCACCGACGAGTTTACCACCGTCCGCCGCTGGTCGATGGCGTGCCCGGCCCTGCCGCTGTGCGGCCTGGCGGTTACCGAGAGCGAACGGGTGCTTCCCAGCATGATGGACGACCTCGAGAGCGAGCTCGACACGCTTGGCCTGTCCGATGCCCGGTTCACGACCCGCATGACCGGCTGCCCGAACGGCTGTGCGCGGCCGTACAACTCGGACATCGGACTCGTCGGCAAAACCAAGGGCAAGTACACGCTGTTCCTGGGCGGCCGCGTCGAGGGCGACCGCCTGAACTGGATCTACAAGGACCTGGTCCCCGAGGAGGACGTCGTGTCGACCCTGAAGCCGGTCCTCGAGCACTACAAGCAGGGACGCAACGACGGCGAGTCGTTCGGCGACTACTGCGACCGGATCGGCAAGGACGACCTGCTCGCCGCCTGCGACGCCTGA
- a CDS encoding TonB-dependent receptor plug domain-containing protein — protein sequence MTGQITRRCAAITLIGTLAAFSVASAAEPALQQPEDVEGIEPSPSDDDPLAGGEDLLNLDLDQLARADVKVTALGEVGLDTVVSTVSRTDTSVRQTPSAVYVLTQEMIHRSGARNVMEALRTVPGLHVARINANAWAISIRGFNGSFADKLLVQIDGRPIYNQFFSGVFWELQLIPLQDIERIEVIRGSGGAVWGANAVNGVINVVTKDSRDTTGVFAEGGGGNEHRSFSHARVGGQIGKNANYRVYGAQIDEDSGLVPLGDPADARRGTQVGFRLDWRPNCDDTITLQGDLADVTQGVGAPGNENSLGNILWRWNRQIDDDTDWSVQAYYDRLKVDYGPGSLLADVVWQNSTDLDAKLHKVLGAHEWVCGIGYRNYETFNASGPGQALDFEPDKDVFDSVS from the coding sequence ATGACTGGGCAGATCACGAGGCGGTGCGCAGCCATTACGCTGATAGGAACGCTAGCCGCGTTCTCGGTCGCGTCTGCGGCCGAGCCCGCCCTGCAGCAACCCGAAGACGTCGAGGGCATCGAGCCGAGCCCGTCCGACGACGACCCACTCGCCGGCGGCGAAGACCTGCTCAACCTGGACCTTGACCAGCTGGCCCGAGCGGACGTGAAGGTCACGGCGCTGGGCGAGGTGGGGCTCGACACGGTCGTGAGCACCGTGTCGCGCACGGACACGTCGGTCCGCCAGACCCCTTCGGCGGTCTACGTCCTCACCCAGGAAATGATCCATCGGTCCGGCGCACGCAATGTGATGGAGGCGCTGCGCACGGTACCCGGGTTGCACGTCGCGCGGATCAACGCAAACGCTTGGGCGATCAGCATCCGCGGGTTCAACGGCTCTTTCGCCGACAAGCTGCTCGTGCAGATTGATGGGCGGCCGATCTACAATCAGTTCTTTAGCGGGGTGTTTTGGGAGCTTCAACTGATCCCGCTGCAGGACATCGAGCGGATCGAGGTGATCCGCGGCTCCGGCGGCGCCGTGTGGGGCGCCAACGCGGTGAACGGCGTCATCAACGTCGTTACGAAGGACTCCCGCGACACCACAGGCGTGTTCGCCGAGGGAGGCGGCGGCAACGAGCACCGTTCGTTCAGCCACGCGCGTGTCGGCGGACAGATCGGAAAGAATGCGAATTACCGCGTGTACGGCGCTCAGATCGACGAGGATTCGGGCCTTGTGCCGCTAGGCGACCCGGCGGACGCCCGGCGTGGCACGCAGGTCGGCTTCCGTCTCGATTGGCGGCCCAACTGCGACGACACAATCACTCTGCAGGGCGACCTGGCGGACGTCACTCAGGGTGTCGGCGCCCCCGGCAACGAGAACTCGCTCGGCAACATCCTCTGGCGGTGGAACCGTCAGATCGACGACGACACCGACTGGTCGGTGCAGGCGTACTACGACCGGCTAAAGGTAGACTACGGGCCGGGCTCGCTGCTGGCCGACGTCGTGTGGCAGAATTCCACCGACCTCGACGCCAAGCTTCACAAGGTGCTTGGTGCTCACGAATGGGTGTGCGGTATCGGGTACCGGAACTACGAGACGTTCAACGCGTCGGGCCCCGGCCAGGCGCTCGACTTTGAGCCCGACAAGGACGTCTTTGACAGCGTCAGCTAA